A region from the Mustela erminea isolate mMusErm1 chromosome 10, mMusErm1.Pri, whole genome shotgun sequence genome encodes:
- the ZC3H12A gene encoding endoribonuclease ZC3H12A, whose product MSLWELGSPRPAQEPSAEETSAVELQMKVDFFRKLGYSSAEIHSVLQKLGVQADTNTVLGELVKHGSAAERERQDSPDPCTQPPLVPRGGGTPKAPTLEPSAPEENKEGSDLRPVVIDGSNVAMSHGNKEVFSCRGILLAVNWFLERGHTDITVFVPSWRKEQPRPDVPITDQHILRELEKKKILVFTPSRRVGGKRVVCYDDRFIVKLAFESDGVVVSNDTYRDLQSERQEWKRFIEERLLMYSFVNDKFMPPDDPLGRHGPSLDNFLRKKPLTAEHRKQPCPYGRKCTYGIKCRFFHPERPSRPQRSVADELRANALLPPARAPGKDKSGQRASPSSQPSSVPTEHEQCSLDGKKLGAQASPGPHREGLTQPFAPAGRILPPNGGSGSSFGPTDLFSQTPDSLPYTSQECLDSGIGSLESQMSELWGVRGGGPGEPGPPRGPYAGYSPYGAELPTPRAFSAFGGAVGAGHFSVPADYAPPPAAFPAREYWSEPYQLPPPTPVLQDQQVPGPGADRGPWGGTSSLAKERASVYTKLCGVFPPHLVEAVMGRFPQLLDPQRLAAEILSYQPRHPSK is encoded by the exons ATGAGTCTGTGGGAACTGGGTTCCCCCAGGCCAGCTCAGGAGCCCAGCGCGGAGGAGACATCGGCTGTGGAGCTGCAGATGAAGGTTGATTTCTTCCGGAAGCTTGGCTACTCATCTGCTGAGATCCACAGTGTCCTGCAGAAACTGGGGGTGCAGGCCGACACCAACACAGTGCTGGGCGAGCTGGTCAAACATGGGTCAGCAGCCGAGCGGGAGCGCCAGGACTCCCCAGACCCCTGCACTCAGCCCCCACTGGTCCCCCGGGGTGGGGGCACCCCTAAGGCTCCCACCCTGGAACCTTCGGCACCAGAGGAGAACAAGGAGGGCAGTGACCTGAGACCTGTGGTCATCGACGGGAGCAACGTGGCCATGAG tCACGGGAACAAGGAAGTGTTCTCCTGCCGGGGCATCCTCCTGGCAGTGAACTGGTTTCTGGAGCGGGGCCACACAGACATCACAGTATTTGTGCCATCCTGGAGGAAGGAGCAGCCTCGGCCCGATGTGCCCATCACAG ACCAGCACATCCTGCGGGAGCTGGAGAAGAAGAAGATCCTGGTGTTCACCCCGTCTCGGCGCGTGGGTGGCAAGCGCGTGGTATGCTATGATGACCGCTTCATTGTGAAGCTAGCTTTCGAGTCTGACGGGGTGGTGGTCTCCAACGACACGTACCGGGACCTCCAGAGCGAGCGGCAGGAATGGAAGCGCTTCATTGAGGAGCGGCTGCTCATGTATTCCTTCGTCAACGACAA GTTCATGCCACCTGATGACCCTCTGGGCCGTCACGGGCCAAGCCTGGACAACTTCCTTCGTAAGAAGCCACTCACAGCAGAGCACAGGAAGCAGCCTTGTCCCTACG GGAGAAAATGCACCTACGGGATCAAGTGCCGATTCTTCCACCCGGAGCGGCCGAGCCGCCCACAGCGCTCTGTGGCTGACGAGCTCCGCGCCAACGCCCTCCTCCCACCCGCTAGGGCCCCGGGCAAGGACAAAAGTGGCCAGCGGGCTTCACCCTCATCCCAGCCCAGCTCTGTGCCCACAGAGCATGAGCAGTGTAGCCTGGATGGGAAGAAGCTGGGAGCCCAGGCATCCCCGGGGCCGCACCGAGAGGGTCTGACCCAGCCCTTCGCCCCAGCGGGCAGGATCCTGCCCCCTAATGGGGGCAGTGGCAGCAGCTTTGGGCCCACAGACCTATTCTCCCAGACACCAGATTCTCTCCCATACACCTCCCAAGAGTGTCTGGACTCAGGCATCGGCTCCCTGGAGAGCCAGATGTCAGAACTGTGGGGGGTTCGTGGAGGAGGCCCTGGTGAGCCCGGCCCTCCTCGGGGCCCTTACGCCGGCTACAGCCCCTACGGGGCCGAGCTCCCAACCCCTCGGGCCTTCTCTGCCTTTGGAGGGGCCGTGGGTGCCGGCCACTTCAGTGTCCCTGCCGACTACGCCCCCCCGCCAGCTGCTTTCCCAGCTCGAGAGTACTGGTCTGAGCCCTACCAGCTGCCCCCGCCCACCCCAGTCCTGCAGGACCAGCAGGTGCCAGGCCCGGGTGCTGACAGGGGCCCGTGGGGCGGGACCAGCAGCCTGGCCAAGGAGCGAGCCAGCGTGTACACCAAGCTGTGCGGGGTCTTCCCCCCACACCTGGTAGAGGCTGTGATGGGGCGCTTCCCGCAGCTTCTGGACCCCCAGCGGCTGGCTGCCGAGATCCTTTCCTACCAGCCCCGGCACCCCAGCAAGTGA